From the Ictidomys tridecemlineatus isolate mIctTri1 unplaced genomic scaffold, mIctTri1.hap1 Scaffold_61, whole genome shotgun sequence genome, one window contains:
- the LOC144374192 gene encoding axin interactor, dorsalization-associated protein-like, which produces MWTGAPSSWRAVADWGGRAGVPRSGSACRFQSASASAGLSPAVRPGDAGGGAPTLPEGHGPQPTGSGSPPPHTHTLAGRRDGPARPRTRAGSLDPAPAPASGGARRPRDLGAQLPEPAAELPCPMALSPRGDARWRSIPLGRAQRRSAAVGSASAALSDPPLPRLPRSVELSENLGFRLARHLQKKAQAQHNNSEFTEEQKKTIGKIATCLELRSAALQSTQSQEEFKLEDLKKLEPILKNILTYNKEFPFDVQPSPLRRILAPGEEEHLEFEEDEEEGGAGAGSPNSFPARVPGTLLPRLPSEPGMTLLTIRIEKIGLKDAGQCIDPYITVSVKDLNGIDLTPVQDTPVASRKEDTYVHFNVDIELQKHIEKLTKGAAIFFEFKHYKLTKRFTSTKCFAFMEMDEIKPGPTVIEL; this is translated from the exons ATGTGGACGGGCGCTCCCAGTTCGTGGAGGGCGGTGGCGGACTGGGGCGGCAGGGCCGGAGTGCCCAGGTCGGGGTCCGCATGCAGGTTCCAGTCTGCCTCGGCCTCGGCGGGATTGTCGCCAGCCGTGAGGCCCGGGGACGCGGGTGGCGGGGCGCCCACGCTGCCTGAGGGGCACGGGCCG CAGCCCACAGGCTCCGGcagcccacccccccacacacacaccctcgcGGGCCGCAGGGACGGCCCCGCCCGGCCTCGGACTCGGGCCGGGAGCCTGGACCCAGCGCCGGCCCCTGCTAGCGGGGGAGCCCGGCGCCCCCGAGATCTCGGCGCTCAGCTCCCAGAGCCAGCGGCCGAGCTCCCGTGCCCCATGGCGCTGAGCCCGCGAGGCGACGCCCGCTGGCGCTCTATCCCCTTAGGTCGGGCACAGAGACGGAGTGCGGCGGTGGGGAGCGCGTCTGCCGCCCTGAGCGACCCTCCTCTCCCACGCCTGCCCCGCAGCGTCGAGTTGTCAGAGAATCTCGGGTTTAG attagcaagacatctacaaaaaaagGCCCAAGCTCAACACAACAATTCTGAattcacagaagagcaaaag aaaaccataggcaaaattgcaacatgcttggaattgcGAAGTGCAGctttac agtccacacagtcccaggaagaatttaaactggaggacctgaagaagctagaaccaa tcctaaaaaatattctcacatataataaagaatttccatttgatgttcagcctagcccattaag gagaattttagcccctggtgaggaagagcatttggaatttgaagaagatgaagaagaaggtggtgctggagcagggtctcctaattcttttcctgctagagtgcctg gtactttattaccaaggttgccatcagaaccgggaatgacattactcactatcaggattgagaaaattggtctgaaagatgctggacagtgcatcgatccctatattacagttagtgtaaagg atctgaatggcatagatttaactcctgtgcaagatactcctgtggcttcaagaaaagaagatacatatgttcattttaatgtggacattgagctccagaagcatattgaaaaattaaccaaag gtgcagctatcttctttgaattcaaacactacaagcttacaaaaaggtttaccagcaccaaatgttttgctttcatggagatggatgagattaaacctgggccaactgtaatagaactgtaa